One window of Trinickia caryophylli genomic DNA carries:
- a CDS encoding hydrolase, with protein sequence MLQNLDPHTTALVLIDLQQGILGFGKAPRSGEAALTAGAKLAKRFRRIGAPVVLVRVGWSADFGDALKQPVDRPTPMDGGLPANWWDFPAELETSPSDILITKRQWGAFHGTELDLQLRRRGVRTIVLGGVSTNVGVESTARAAFEHGYALVLVEDAMSCVAAEQHRASVEYIFPRLGLVRSSEEVLAALPGPADSRGA encoded by the coding sequence ATGCTGCAGAACCTGGATCCCCATACCACCGCGCTCGTGCTGATCGACCTTCAGCAGGGCATTCTCGGCTTCGGCAAGGCGCCACGCAGCGGCGAAGCCGCCTTGACGGCTGGCGCCAAGCTCGCCAAGCGCTTTCGCCGGATCGGAGCGCCGGTCGTGCTCGTACGCGTAGGCTGGAGCGCCGACTTCGGCGACGCGCTGAAACAGCCCGTCGATCGACCCACGCCTATGGACGGCGGCCTGCCTGCCAACTGGTGGGACTTCCCCGCGGAGCTCGAAACGAGCCCAAGCGATATCCTGATCACCAAACGTCAATGGGGCGCGTTCCACGGCACGGAACTCGATTTGCAGTTGCGCCGGCGCGGTGTTCGCACGATCGTGCTGGGTGGCGTGTCGACCAACGTCGGGGTCGAATCGACCGCACGCGCCGCCTTTGAGCACGGTTATGCGCTCGTGCTGGTAGAGGATGCGATGAGTTGCGTCGCCGCCGAGCAGCATCGGGCATCGGTGGAATATATTTTCCCAAGGCTCGGGCTCGTCCGCTCGTCGGAAGAGGTGCTTGCGGCGCTGCCCGGCCCAGCCGATTCGCGCGGCGCTTGA
- a CDS encoding efflux RND transporter permease subunit, which produces MNLSRPFISRPVATTLLAIGIALAGFFAFVRLPVAPLPQIDFPTITVMAQMAGASPETMATSVASPLERHLGQIADVTEMTSQSAVGYTRITLQFGLNRDIDGAARDVQAAINAARADLPTSLRSNPTYHKYNPSDAPILVLALSSPTMTPGQLYDAASTVLQQALSQVDGVGEVDVSGSASPAVRVELEPQALFHYGIGLEDVRAALAAANAHSPKGAIEFGPHTVQLYTNDQATRAAQYKDLVIAYRNGAAVKLSDVAEVVDSVEDLRNLGLSNGKRSVLVILYRQPGANIVETVDRVIGLIPTLKASLPAAVDVEPVVDRSTTIRSSLKDTERTLLIAVALVVSVVFVFLRNWRATLIPSVAVPISIIGTFGAMYLLGYSIDNLSLMALIIATGFVVDDAIVVLENISRHIEAGVPPMRAAYLGASEVGFTVMSISISLVAVFLPILLMGGIVGRIFREFAVTLSLAIAVSLAVSLTVTPMMCSRLLRPAHERREEGPLARRLESGFARLAAGYGRTLGWALAHPAIVIAILAGTVALNVYLYVAVPKGFFPQQDTGRLIGGIMADQSTSFQLMKTKFAEMMRIVQANQNVDTVTGFTGGRQTNSGFMFISLKPKGKARKASADQVIAQLRGPLSHVAGAQTFLQPVQDIRVGGRMSNAQYQFTLLGDSSADLDEWTPKLTEALKRRAELIDVNSDQQQGGLESMVTIDRRSAARYKITPSQIDNTLYDAFGQRQVSTIYNPLNQYHVVMEVAPRYWQSPDMLKQIYVSTSGGSAGGTQSTNAVAGTVTASAAASGGSGSTGTSAATIATDAARNLATNSIAASGKSSASTGSAVSTSAETMVPLSAIASFGPGNTPLSVNHQGSFVASTISFNLPPGKSLSDATRAIEETMADIGMPGTIHGSFSGTAQAFQQSVSNMPLLILAALAAVYIVLGILYESYIHPVTILSTLPSAGVGALLALLLFKTEFSIIALIGVILLIGIVKKNAIMMIDFAIEASRQGMSSVEAIRSACLLRFRPILMTTCAALLGALPLAFGTGEGAELRSPLGISIVGGLIVSQMLTLYTTPVVYLYMDRLRVWWDRRRASPAVRGQEH; this is translated from the coding sequence ATGAATCTCTCCCGCCCCTTCATTTCCCGGCCCGTCGCCACGACCCTGCTCGCGATCGGCATCGCGCTGGCGGGGTTCTTTGCGTTCGTGAGGCTGCCGGTCGCGCCGTTGCCGCAGATCGACTTCCCGACGATCACCGTCATGGCGCAGATGGCAGGCGCGAGCCCGGAAACGATGGCCACGAGCGTGGCGAGCCCGCTCGAACGGCACCTGGGCCAGATCGCCGACGTCACCGAAATGACGTCGCAAAGCGCCGTCGGCTATACGCGCATCACGCTGCAGTTCGGCCTGAACCGCGACATCGACGGCGCGGCGCGCGACGTGCAGGCCGCGATCAACGCGGCGCGCGCGGACTTGCCGACGAGCCTGCGCAGCAACCCGACCTATCACAAGTACAACCCGTCCGACGCCCCGATCCTCGTACTCGCGCTGAGCTCGCCGACGATGACGCCCGGCCAGCTCTACGACGCCGCGTCGACCGTGTTGCAGCAAGCCCTCTCGCAGGTGGACGGCGTGGGCGAGGTGGACGTGAGCGGCTCGGCGAGCCCCGCCGTGCGCGTCGAGCTCGAGCCGCAGGCGCTGTTTCACTACGGCATCGGTCTCGAGGACGTGCGCGCCGCGCTCGCCGCCGCCAATGCTCACAGCCCGAAAGGCGCGATCGAGTTCGGGCCGCATACCGTACAGCTCTACACGAACGATCAGGCGACGAGGGCCGCGCAATACAAGGACCTCGTCATCGCTTACCGCAACGGCGCGGCCGTCAAGCTTTCGGACGTCGCCGAAGTCGTCGATTCGGTGGAAGATCTGCGCAACCTCGGCCTGTCGAACGGCAAGCGCTCGGTGCTCGTCATTCTCTATCGGCAGCCCGGCGCCAACATCGTCGAAACAGTCGACCGCGTGATCGGCCTCATCCCGACACTCAAGGCCTCGCTGCCGGCCGCCGTGGACGTCGAACCCGTCGTCGACCGTTCGACGACGATCCGCTCGTCGCTCAAGGATACGGAGCGTACGCTGCTGATCGCCGTGGCGCTCGTCGTGTCCGTGGTATTCGTGTTCCTGCGCAACTGGCGCGCGACGTTGATCCCGAGCGTGGCCGTTCCGATCTCGATCATCGGCACGTTCGGGGCCATGTATCTGCTTGGCTACTCGATCGACAATCTGTCGCTGATGGCCCTCATCATCGCGACGGGTTTCGTCGTGGACGACGCGATCGTCGTACTCGAAAATATCTCGCGGCACATCGAAGCAGGCGTGCCGCCGATGCGCGCCGCCTACCTCGGCGCGAGCGAGGTGGGCTTCACGGTCATGTCCATCAGTATCTCGCTCGTGGCCGTGTTCCTGCCGATCCTGTTGATGGGCGGCATCGTGGGGCGCATCTTCCGCGAATTCGCCGTGACGCTTTCGCTTGCGATCGCCGTTTCGCTCGCCGTGTCGCTGACAGTCACGCCCATGATGTGCTCGCGGCTGCTGCGCCCGGCCCACGAGCGCCGCGAGGAAGGCCCGCTTGCGCGCCGGCTCGAAAGCGGCTTCGCGCGGCTCGCCGCCGGCTACGGGCGCACGCTCGGCTGGGCCCTCGCGCATCCGGCGATCGTCATTGCGATCCTGGCGGGCACCGTGGCGCTCAACGTCTATCTCTACGTGGCCGTGCCCAAGGGTTTCTTCCCGCAGCAGGACACGGGGCGGCTGATCGGCGGCATCATGGCCGATCAGAGCACATCGTTCCAGTTGATGAAGACGAAGTTCGCCGAAATGATGCGTATCGTGCAGGCGAACCAGAACGTCGACACCGTCACCGGCTTCACGGGCGGCCGGCAGACGAACTCCGGCTTCATGTTCATCTCGCTCAAACCGAAAGGCAAGGCACGCAAGGCCTCGGCCGATCAGGTCATCGCGCAGCTGCGTGGCCCGCTCTCGCACGTGGCGGGCGCGCAGACGTTTCTGCAGCCCGTGCAGGACATCCGCGTCGGCGGCCGCATGTCGAACGCGCAATACCAGTTCACGCTGCTCGGCGACTCCTCGGCCGATCTCGACGAATGGACCCCCAAGCTCACGGAGGCGCTCAAGCGCCGGGCGGAACTCATCGACGTCAACTCGGATCAGCAGCAAGGCGGCCTCGAATCGATGGTGACGATCGATCGCAGGAGCGCCGCGCGCTACAAGATCACGCCTTCGCAGATCGACAACACGCTCTACGACGCGTTCGGCCAGCGCCAGGTCTCGACGATCTACAACCCGCTCAACCAGTATCACGTCGTCATGGAGGTCGCCCCGCGCTATTGGCAGAGCCCGGACATGCTCAAGCAGATCTACGTGAGCACGTCCGGCGGCAGCGCAGGCGGTACGCAATCGACGAATGCGGTGGCCGGGACCGTGACTGCGTCCGCCGCCGCGAGCGGTGGCAGTGGCAGCACAGGCACGAGCGCGGCCACGATCGCAACGGACGCCGCTCGCAATCTCGCCACCAACTCGATCGCGGCGAGCGGCAAGTCGAGCGCGTCGACGGGTTCCGCTGTGTCGACCTCCGCCGAAACGATGGTGCCGCTCTCGGCCATCGCCTCGTTCGGACCCGGCAATACGCCGCTTTCCGTCAATCACCAGGGCTCGTTCGTGGCCTCGACGATCTCGTTCAACCTGCCGCCCGGCAAGTCGCTCTCGGACGCCACGCGCGCGATCGAGGAGACGATGGCCGACATCGGCATGCCGGGTACCATCCACGGCAGCTTTTCCGGTACGGCGCAGGCGTTCCAGCAGTCGGTGTCGAACATGCCGCTCCTGATTCTTGCCGCGCTCGCCGCCGTCTATATCGTGCTGGGCATTCTCTACGAGAGCTACATCCATCCCGTGACGATTCTCTCGACGCTTCCTTCGGCGGGCGTGGGGGCGCTGCTCGCGCTGCTGCTCTTCAAGACGGAGTTCAGCATCATCGCGTTGATCGGCGTGATTCTGCTCATCGGCATCGTGAAGAAAAACGCGATCATGATGATCGACTTTGCCATCGAGGCATCGCGCCAGGGCATGTCTTCAGTCGAGGCGATCCGCAGCGCCTGCCTGCTGCGCTTTCGGCCCATCCTCATGACGACCTGCGCGGCCCTGCTCGGGGCATTGCCGCTTGCCTTCGGCACCGGCGAGGGCGCGGAGCTGCGCTCGCCGCTCGGCATTTCGATCGTCGGCGGGCTCATCGTGAGCCAGATGCTCACGCTCTATACGACGCCCGTCGTCTATCTCTACATGGACCGGCTGCGTGTCTGGTGGGACCGGCGGCGCGCCTCGCCGGCCGTCCGCGGCCAGGAACACTGA
- a CDS encoding MdtB/MuxB family multidrug efflux RND transporter permease subunit, with amino-acid sequence MNPSRAFILRPVGTALLMAAILLVGLVALRFLPISALPEVDYPTIQVQTFYPGASPDVMTSSVTAPLERQFGQMPSLNQMSSQSSAGSSIITLQFSLDLPLDVAEQEVQAAINAAGNLLPSDLPAPPIYAKVNPADAPILTLAITSKTMPLTQLQNLADTRLAQKISQVAGVGLVSLAGGNRPAVRIQANPLALAAYGLNLDDLRTTVANLNVNTPKGNFDGPTRNYAINANDQLTDASAYQSAIVAYKSGRPVMLTDVAKIVDGAENTRLGAWIGTQQGVTPAILLNVQRQPGANVIQVVDSIKAILPQLRASLPASLDVAVVTDRTTTIRASVRDVQFELAASVVLVVLVMYLFLANIYATVIPSLSVPLSLIGTLAVMYLAGFSLDNLSLMALTIATGFVVDDAIVMIENIARYVEAGDSPLEAALKGSRQIGFTIISLTVSLIAVLIPLLFMGDVVGRLFHEFAITLAVTIVISAVVSLTLVPMMCAKLLRHTPPESRRFEAKAHALIDAVIARYGIALEWVLARQRSTLVVAVLTLVLTGVLYVVIPKGFFPVQDTGVIQAITQAPQSISYGAMADRQSALAEVILRNPNVESLTSFIGVDGTNITLNSGRMLINLKPASERSAGASSIIRDIAGEVADVPGISLFMQPVQDLTIDSTVSPTQYQFMLTDPNADEFANWVPKLVERLKAAPELADVATDLQQSGRSVYVEIDRASAARFGITPATVDNALYDAFGQRIISTIFTQSNQYRVILEAEPQMQHYMDALKSIYLPSSTTTSGQVPLTSIAKFIERPAPLLVTHLGQFPATTISFNLAPGASLGQAVKAIRAAETAIGLPASFQTRFQGAALAFQASLSNELFLILAAIVTMYIVLGVLYESFIHPITILSTLPSAGVGALLALMISGHDLDIIGIIGIVLLIGIVKKNAIMMIDFALEAEREEGKSPREAIYQACLLRFRPILMTTMAALLGALPLMLGTGVGSELRHPLGIAIAGGLLVSQLLTLFTTPVIYLGFDSLARRLRERFGMPPASRGPSDAGT; translated from the coding sequence ATGAATCCTTCCCGCGCGTTCATCCTGCGCCCCGTCGGCACGGCGCTGCTGATGGCGGCGATCCTGCTCGTCGGGCTCGTCGCGCTGCGCTTTTTGCCGATCTCCGCACTGCCCGAGGTCGACTACCCGACGATCCAGGTGCAGACGTTCTACCCCGGTGCGAGCCCGGACGTCATGACTTCGTCGGTCACGGCACCGCTCGAACGGCAGTTCGGCCAGATGCCGTCGCTCAATCAGATGAGCTCGCAAAGTTCGGCCGGCTCGTCGATCATCACGCTGCAGTTCAGCCTCGATCTGCCGCTCGACGTAGCCGAGCAGGAAGTCCAGGCCGCCATCAACGCGGCCGGCAACCTGCTGCCGTCGGATCTGCCGGCGCCGCCGATCTACGCCAAGGTCAACCCGGCCGATGCTCCGATCCTCACGCTCGCGATCACGTCGAAGACGATGCCGCTCACGCAATTGCAGAATCTCGCCGACACGCGGCTCGCGCAGAAGATCTCGCAGGTGGCGGGCGTCGGCCTCGTGAGTCTCGCGGGCGGTAACCGCCCCGCCGTGCGGATTCAGGCCAACCCGCTCGCGCTCGCGGCCTACGGCCTCAATCTCGACGATCTCCGCACGACGGTCGCGAATCTGAACGTGAATACGCCGAAGGGCAACTTCGACGGGCCGACGCGCAACTACGCGATCAACGCCAACGACCAGTTGACCGATGCGAGCGCGTACCAGAGTGCGATCGTCGCCTACAAGAGCGGCCGCCCGGTCATGCTGACGGACGTGGCGAAGATCGTCGACGGCGCCGAGAACACCCGGCTCGGCGCCTGGATCGGCACGCAGCAGGGCGTCACGCCCGCGATTCTGCTCAACGTGCAGCGCCAGCCTGGCGCGAACGTGATTCAAGTTGTCGACAGCATCAAGGCAATCCTGCCGCAGTTGCGCGCCTCGTTGCCGGCCTCGCTCGACGTGGCCGTCGTCACCGATCGCACGACCACGATCCGCGCCTCGGTGCGCGACGTGCAGTTCGAGCTCGCCGCCTCCGTCGTGCTCGTGGTGCTCGTGATGTACCTCTTTCTCGCCAATATCTACGCAACGGTCATTCCGAGCCTCTCAGTACCGCTTTCGCTGATCGGCACGCTCGCCGTCATGTATCTGGCGGGTTTCTCGCTCGACAATCTCTCGCTGATGGCGCTGACCATTGCCACGGGCTTCGTCGTCGACGACGCAATCGTCATGATCGAGAACATCGCGCGCTACGTCGAAGCGGGCGATTCACCGCTGGAGGCGGCGCTCAAGGGCTCACGGCAGATCGGCTTCACGATCATCTCGCTCACGGTCTCGCTCATCGCGGTGCTGATTCCGCTTCTATTCATGGGCGACGTGGTGGGACGCCTGTTCCACGAGTTCGCGATCACGCTCGCCGTGACGATCGTCATCTCGGCCGTCGTCTCGCTCACGCTCGTGCCGATGATGTGCGCGAAGCTGCTGCGCCATACGCCGCCCGAAAGCCGCCGCTTCGAGGCGAAGGCGCATGCGCTCATCGACGCCGTGATCGCGCGCTACGGCATCGCGCTCGAATGGGTATTGGCGCGCCAGCGCTCGACCCTCGTCGTGGCCGTGCTCACCCTCGTGCTGACGGGGGTGCTCTATGTCGTGATCCCGAAAGGGTTCTTTCCGGTGCAGGATACCGGTGTGATCCAGGCCATCACCCAAGCGCCGCAATCGATCTCGTACGGAGCGATGGCCGATCGCCAAAGCGCGCTCGCCGAGGTGATCCTGCGCAACCCGAACGTCGAAAGCCTCACGTCGTTCATCGGCGTGGACGGCACCAACATTACGCTCAACAGCGGGCGCATGCTGATCAATCTCAAGCCCGCGAGCGAACGCAGCGCCGGTGCGAGCAGCATCATTCGCGACATCGCGGGCGAGGTGGCGGACGTACCGGGCATTTCGCTTTTCATGCAGCCCGTGCAGGACCTCACGATCGACTCGACGGTCAGCCCGACGCAGTATCAGTTCATGTTGACCGACCCCAACGCCGACGAGTTCGCGAACTGGGTGCCGAAGCTCGTCGAGCGGCTCAAGGCTGCGCCCGAACTCGCCGACGTCGCCACCGATCTGCAGCAAAGCGGACGCTCCGTCTACGTCGAAATCGACCGCGCGAGCGCCGCCCGTTTCGGCATCACGCCTGCCACCGTCGACAACGCGCTCTACGACGCCTTCGGGCAGCGGATCATTTCGACGATCTTCACTCAGTCGAATCAGTATCGCGTGATCCTCGAGGCGGAGCCGCAGATGCAGCACTACATGGACGCGCTCAAGTCGATCTACCTGCCTTCGTCCACCACGACGAGCGGACAGGTGCCGCTCACGTCCATCGCGAAATTCATCGAGCGCCCCGCCCCGCTGCTCGTCACGCACCTCGGTCAGTTTCCGGCCACGACGATCTCGTTCAACCTCGCGCCGGGCGCCTCGCTCGGGCAAGCCGTCAAGGCGATCCGCGCGGCCGAAACCGCGATCGGCCTGCCGGCCTCGTTTCAGACGCGCTTCCAGGGCGCGGCACTCGCGTTCCAGGCCTCGCTTTCGAACGAACTGTTTCTGATCCTGGCCGCCATCGTCACCATGTACATCGTGCTCGGCGTGCTCTACGAGAGCTTCATCCATCCGATCACGATTCTCTCGACCCTGCCCTCGGCCGGCGTGGGGGCGCTGCTCGCACTGATGATTTCGGGCCATGACCTCGACATCATCGGCATCATCGGCATCGTGCTGCTGATCGGCATCGTGAAGAAGAACGCGATCATGATGATCGACTTCGCATTGGAGGCCGAGCGCGAGGAAGGAAAATCGCCGCGCGAGGCCATCTATCAGGCTTGCCTGCTGCGCTTCAGGCCGATTCTCATGACGACGATGGCGGCGCTCCTCGGCGCGCTGCCGCTCATGCTCGGCACCGGCGTGGGCTCGGAGCTGCGCCATCCGCTCGGCATCGCCATTGCGGGCGGCCTGCTCGTGAGCCAGTTGCTCACGCTCTTCACGACGCCCGTCATCTACCTCGGCTTCGATTCGCTCGCGCGCCGGCTGCGCGAACGCTTCGGCATGCCGCCGGCGAGCCGCGGCCCGAGCGACGCAGGCACGTGA
- a CDS encoding MdtA/MuxA family multidrug efflux RND transporter periplasmic adaptor subunit, with amino-acid sequence MAEQENRPDASPSRPEPPLASSPHRSPRARLGALAGVVLVAALILAWWHPWRGMSPASDTPGASGSAARHGRNGPGSRFADMPQPVHVATAKLGDMPIVLTALGTVTPLATVTVKTQLSGTLQSVGFKEGQMVRQGDLLAQIDPRPYEISLANAQGTLAKDMALLQTARLDLERYRTLLAQDSIARQQVDTQASLVKQYEGQVKSDQANVDTYKLDLTYARITAPVTGRVGLRQVDPGNYVTPSDTNGIVVITQLQPISVVFTTSEDNLPAILKRMHTGVKLSTTAYDRNNTTSLETGYLETLDNQIDTSTGTVKLRALFENKEQLLFPNQFVNARLLVDTIRNAVIVPSSAVLNGSSGQFVYVAKPDNTVTVRLVKVGPVDGERTSIASGLAAGERVVVDGSDRLREGAKITIPADAASGASAAQAAQPGSRPEGGHRRAHASAASAASAAH; translated from the coding sequence ATGGCCGAACAAGAAAACCGCCCTGACGCTTCCCCCAGCCGCCCCGAGCCGCCGCTCGCGTCGAGCCCGCACCGCTCGCCTCGCGCGAGGCTTGGCGCACTCGCGGGCGTCGTGCTCGTTGCCGCGCTCATACTCGCCTGGTGGCACCCGTGGCGCGGCATGTCGCCCGCGTCCGACACCCCCGGCGCCTCCGGCAGCGCCGCGCGCCACGGCCGCAACGGGCCCGGCAGCCGCTTCGCCGACATGCCGCAGCCCGTGCACGTGGCCACCGCGAAGCTCGGCGACATGCCGATCGTGCTGACCGCACTCGGCACGGTCACGCCGCTTGCCACGGTCACGGTAAAGACGCAGCTCTCCGGCACGCTGCAAAGCGTCGGCTTCAAGGAAGGCCAGATGGTCAGGCAGGGCGATCTGCTCGCGCAGATCGACCCACGCCCGTACGAGATCTCGCTCGCCAATGCCCAGGGAACGCTCGCCAAGGACATGGCTCTGCTGCAGACGGCGAGACTCGATCTCGAGCGCTATCGCACGCTGCTCGCGCAGGACTCGATCGCACGCCAGCAGGTGGACACCCAGGCGTCGCTCGTCAAGCAATACGAAGGGCAGGTGAAATCCGATCAGGCCAACGTCGACACTTACAAACTCGACCTGACCTATGCCCGCATCACGGCGCCCGTCACGGGCCGCGTGGGCCTTCGGCAGGTCGATCCCGGCAACTACGTGACGCCCTCCGATACGAACGGCATCGTCGTCATCACGCAGCTTCAGCCGATCAGCGTCGTGTTCACGACCTCGGAAGACAACCTCCCGGCCATTCTCAAGCGCATGCACACGGGCGTGAAGCTCTCGACCACCGCCTACGACCGCAACAACACGACGTCGCTCGAAACCGGGTATCTCGAGACGCTCGACAATCAGATCGACACTTCGACGGGCACCGTCAAGCTGCGCGCGCTCTTCGAGAACAAAGAGCAGTTGCTTTTCCCCAATCAGTTCGTGAACGCGCGGCTGCTCGTAGACACGATCAGGAATGCCGTGATCGTGCCGAGCTCGGCCGTGCTCAACGGCTCGTCCGGCCAGTTCGTCTACGTCGCGAAGCCCGACAACACCGTGACCGTGCGGCTCGTCAAGGTCGGCCCGGTGGACGGCGAGCGCACGAGCATCGCCTCGGGTCTCGCCGCCGGCGAGCGCGTGGTCGTCGACGGCTCGGACCGCCTGCGCGAGGGCGCGAAGATCACGATTCCGGCCGATGCCGCCTCGGGCGCATCGGCGGCCCAGGCCGCGCAGCCCGGCTCGCGGCCCGAGGGCGGGCACCGGCGCGCGCACGCGTCGGCGGCCTCCGCGGCCTCGGCCGCGCACTGA
- a CDS encoding TetR/AcrR family transcriptional regulator codes for MARLLEAASVEFAEKGYEAATMTAIAARAESSIGSLYQFFPTKEQIAAALMEQYTSALVDALDALRALASGGDAASLAARLTTLFARFRTEHPAFVVLVDAADLALPAAQAIRLRIRGSIEAMIAALAPGLPAAALAVRAAVVQHLMKTAVAMRFDASIADREAALRDLEHLLLHYLGDCAQEGTRRYTDASDGKPAK; via the coding sequence GTGGCGCGTCTGCTCGAAGCGGCAAGCGTCGAGTTCGCGGAGAAGGGGTACGAAGCGGCGACCATGACGGCCATCGCGGCGCGCGCCGAGTCGTCGATCGGTTCGCTTTATCAGTTTTTTCCCACAAAGGAACAGATCGCCGCCGCACTGATGGAGCAGTACACGAGTGCGCTCGTCGATGCACTGGACGCGCTGCGCGCACTCGCGTCGGGCGGCGACGCCGCATCGCTCGCCGCCCGGCTCACCACCCTCTTCGCGCGATTCCGCACCGAGCATCCGGCGTTCGTCGTGCTCGTCGACGCCGCGGACCTCGCGCTGCCCGCCGCGCAAGCGATACGTCTCCGAATACGCGGTTCGATCGAAGCGATGATCGCGGCACTGGCGCCTGGGTTGCCGGCCGCCGCGCTCGCCGTGCGAGCAGCCGTCGTCCAGCATCTGATGAAAACGGCGGTCGCCATGAGATTCGATGCATCGATAGCCGATCGCGAAGCCGCCCTTCGCGATCTCGAACACTTGCTGCTCCACTATCTGGGCGATTGCGCGCAAGAAGGCACGAGGCGGTACACCGACGCCTCCGACGGTAAGCCCGCGAAATAA
- a CDS encoding ABC transporter ATP-binding protein: MQPILSITDLSKTYASGFTALKHVNLEVRRGEIFALLGPNGAGKTTLIGIVCGIVNASGGEVRVDGHDIVRDYRRARAMIGLVPQELTTNAFESVWATVAFSRGLYGKPANPAYLEQVLRSLSLWEKKDAKIMMLSGGMKRRVLIAKALAHEPTLLFLDEPTAGVDVELRRDMWALMRTLKENGTTIILTTHYIDEAEEMADRIGVINRGEIILVEEKAHLLRKLGKKQLTLQLEGPLAAVPPPLADYRLELSQDGCLLTYTYDDTRSERAGIVRLLKDLDDAGVRFRDLQTKQSSLEDIFVDLVREAS, from the coding sequence ATGCAACCCATCCTATCCATTACCGACCTGTCGAAGACATACGCGTCGGGCTTCACGGCGCTCAAGCACGTCAATCTTGAAGTGCGGCGCGGCGAGATTTTCGCGCTGCTCGGCCCGAACGGGGCCGGCAAAACCACGCTGATCGGCATCGTGTGCGGCATCGTCAACGCAAGCGGCGGTGAAGTCCGCGTGGACGGCCACGACATCGTGCGCGATTACCGGCGTGCCCGGGCCATGATCGGCCTCGTGCCACAGGAGCTCACCACCAACGCCTTCGAGTCCGTCTGGGCCACCGTGGCGTTCAGCCGCGGCCTTTATGGAAAGCCCGCCAACCCCGCCTACCTCGAACAGGTGCTGCGCTCGCTCTCGCTCTGGGAAAAGAAGGACGCCAAGATCATGATGCTGTCGGGCGGCATGAAGCGGCGCGTGCTGATTGCCAAGGCGTTGGCGCACGAACCTACGCTGCTCTTTCTCGACGAGCCCACGGCAGGCGTGGACGTCGAGTTGCGCCGCGACATGTGGGCGCTCATGCGCACGCTGAAGGAAAACGGCACGACGATCATCCTCACGACCCACTACATCGATGAGGCCGAGGAGATGGCTGACCGCATCGGCGTCATCAATCGCGGCGAGATCATTCTCGTCGAGGAAAAAGCCCATTTGCTGAGAAAACTCGGCAAGAAGCAGTTGACGCTGCAACTCGAGGGGCCGCTCGCCGCGGTGCCGCCGCCACTCGCCGACTACCGGCTCGAGCTTTCGCAGGACGGCTGCCTGCTCACTTATACCTACGACGACACGCGCTCCGAGCGCGCCGGTATCGTCCGGCTGCTGAAGGATCTCGACGATGCCGGGGTCCGCTTCAGGGATTTGCAGACGAAGCAAAGCTCGCTTGAAGACATCTTCGTCGATCTCGTCAGGGAGGCCTCATGA
- a CDS encoding IclR family transcriptional regulator, with amino-acid sequence MPSPNRKPAPPPKTIERDGAPEEVAALARGLTVLRAVAAADAPISNRELAEVTRIPKPTVSRLTATLVGAGFLYRLPDSERFVLTAAVLELSNGFLRNFDIRARARPFLVELAEKTSLSVHLATRDRLDMVVIETIRPRSAILVSRLEIGSRMDLTRTAVGRAYLGVLAEPERDALMSGLQAAAGDDWPHIHARLAPALAETQANGYAIATGEWYEGLNAIAAGFVGPSGERYAVNCGGAAHLCPREWLIEHAAPALVACVAQIVREIGGAPRLRLRD; translated from the coding sequence GTGCCCAGTCCGAACCGAAAACCCGCCCCTCCTCCCAAAACCATCGAACGCGACGGGGCACCCGAAGAGGTCGCCGCGCTCGCGCGCGGATTGACGGTGCTGCGGGCGGTGGCGGCAGCCGATGCGCCGATCAGCAACCGTGAACTCGCGGAGGTCACGCGCATCCCGAAACCCACCGTCTCGCGCCTCACGGCAACGCTCGTCGGCGCCGGCTTCCTTTATCGTCTGCCCGACAGCGAGCGCTTCGTGCTGACCGCGGCCGTGCTCGAGCTTTCGAATGGCTTTCTGCGCAACTTCGACATCCGTGCGCGGGCCCGTCCGTTTCTCGTCGAACTGGCCGAAAAGACGTCGCTGTCCGTGCATCTCGCCACACGCGACCGGCTCGATATGGTCGTCATCGAGACGATCAGGCCCCGTTCGGCGATTCTGGTCTCGCGGCTCGAGATCGGCTCGCGCATGGACCTCACGCGTACGGCCGTCGGCCGCGCCTATCTCGGCGTGCTGGCCGAACCCGAGCGGGACGCGCTGATGTCGGGCCTGCAGGCCGCGGCCGGCGACGATTGGCCGCATATCCATGCGCGGCTCGCTCCGGCGCTCGCCGAAACGCAGGCCAACGGTTATGCCATTGCCACAGGCGAGTGGTATGAAGGGCTGAACGCAATCGCAGCCGGCTTCGTCGGACCGTCCGGCGAGCGCTACGCGGTCAACTGCGGCGGCGCCGCGCACCTTTGCCCGCGCGAGTGGTTGATCGAGCATGCCGCACCCGCTCTCGTCGCATGCGTGGCGCAGATCGTGCGCGAGATCGGCGGCGCGCCGCGGCTGCGATTGCGCGACTGA